One region of Syntrophobacter fumaroxidans MPOB genomic DNA includes:
- a CDS encoding HAD family hydrolase: protein MNSRIAQRIGKMEMVKRQRTDVVFPAPPKVVAFDCDGVLFDSREANIHFYSHILEQVGRPPVRPDQVEFIHMHPVRESLMYLLEDGPLFDEAYQYFKKIDFTPFDTYLRMEPGIENALRFAKSHFLTALATNRTVSTLELLARYGLRKYFDLVVSASDVDHPKPHPGEMDRIRAFFRVGAEEIVYVGDSTVDEEFAANTGVFFVAYKNRRLKAHYYIDHLKDLTVLLESCRSESANGT from the coding sequence ATGAATTCGCGCATTGCGCAACGGATCGGCAAGATGGAAATGGTGAAACGACAGCGGACGGATGTGGTTTTCCCGGCCCCACCAAAGGTGGTCGCCTTCGATTGCGACGGTGTGCTCTTCGATTCCAGGGAAGCGAATATTCACTTCTACAGCCACATCCTGGAACAGGTGGGCCGGCCCCCGGTGCGTCCCGACCAGGTCGAATTCATCCACATGCACCCGGTTCGCGAATCGCTGATGTACCTTCTCGAGGACGGACCGTTGTTCGACGAGGCGTACCAGTACTTCAAAAAGATCGATTTCACTCCGTTCGACACCTATCTGCGCATGGAGCCCGGCATCGAGAACGCGCTCCGGTTCGCCAAGTCGCATTTTCTAACGGCCCTGGCCACGAACCGTACGGTTTCCACCCTCGAGCTTCTGGCCCGCTACGGACTGCGCAAGTATTTCGATCTTGTCGTTTCCGCATCCGACGTCGATCACCCGAAACCCCACCCCGGGGAGATGGACCGAATTCGTGCATTCTTCCGGGTCGGCGCCGAAGAAATCGTGTACGTAGGGGATTCCACCGTCGACGAAGAGTTCGCCGCCAACACCGGAGTTTTCTTCGTCGCCTACAAGAACCGTCGCCTGAAGGCACATTACTACATCGATCACCTGAAGGACCTCACGGTTCTGCTGGAATCCTGCCGAAGCGAATCCGCCAACGGAACGTAA
- the nadB gene encoding L-aspartate oxidase, whose amino-acid sequence MDFQFDYLVIGSGIAGLTFALKASRNGSVAIVTKKDKLETSTNYAQGGIASVVGPDDSFQLHIQDTLNAGDGLCHQDAVDLVVRTGPDRIRELVELGVPFNASVSSSGQFDLGREGGHSRNRILHAHDMTGQAVEKVLIGAAEANPNISIFENHLVLDLLVQHQSIKAGSVTLQQQDICRGAYVLDTAAQEIHVFRAHAILLCTGGAGKVYLYTSNPDVATGDGLAIAYRAGATLANLEFVQFHPTCLYHPQAKNFLISEAVRGEGGRLIDRRGRAFMEHYHPLKDLAFRDVVARAIDSEMKKTGDDCVFLDISHKDPEVLKKRFPGIYEKCLSLGIDITRDPMPVVPAAHYMCGGILTDLNGLSTLDRLYAIGECACTGLHGANRLASNSLLEAMVMAHQAAIDCARRMELWHKEGLPKIGVWPVPRRAQSDPLNSEMVLIAHNWDIIRRLMWNYVGIVRTDKRLALAQNHIAHIRMEIREHMPNIPIHSDLVELQNLALVAELIIRSAILRKESRGLHYNLDHPQKDDARWLKDTILVRPPAEEFVSTVFG is encoded by the coding sequence ATGGATTTTCAATTCGACTACCTTGTAATCGGCAGCGGCATCGCCGGGCTGACTTTTGCGCTCAAGGCGTCCAGGAACGGCAGTGTGGCGATCGTAACGAAAAAGGACAAGCTGGAGACGAGCACAAATTACGCCCAGGGCGGGATCGCGTCCGTGGTGGGGCCCGACGATTCCTTCCAGCTGCACATCCAGGATACCCTGAATGCCGGCGACGGTCTATGCCACCAGGACGCCGTGGATCTGGTCGTCAGGACGGGACCGGACCGCATCCGGGAACTGGTTGAGCTGGGCGTGCCCTTCAATGCGAGCGTCTCGAGCTCGGGCCAGTTCGACCTCGGGCGCGAAGGAGGACACAGCCGCAACCGTATCCTGCACGCTCACGACATGACCGGTCAGGCCGTGGAGAAAGTGCTCATCGGCGCGGCGGAGGCCAATCCGAACATCTCCATATTCGAAAATCACCTGGTGCTGGACCTCCTGGTGCAGCACCAGTCGATCAAGGCGGGATCCGTCACCCTGCAGCAGCAGGATATCTGTCGCGGCGCTTACGTGCTGGACACGGCCGCGCAGGAGATACACGTCTTCCGGGCCCACGCCATCCTCCTTTGTACCGGCGGGGCGGGAAAGGTCTATCTCTACACCTCCAATCCGGATGTGGCGACCGGGGACGGACTCGCCATCGCCTACCGGGCCGGCGCGACCCTCGCCAACCTGGAATTCGTCCAGTTCCACCCGACTTGCCTCTATCATCCCCAGGCCAAGAACTTCCTCATCTCGGAAGCGGTGCGCGGCGAAGGGGGCCGCCTCATCGACCGACGGGGCAGGGCCTTCATGGAACACTACCATCCCCTCAAGGACCTCGCCTTTAGAGACGTCGTGGCGCGGGCCATCGACAGCGAAATGAAGAAAACGGGCGATGATTGCGTGTTTCTGGATATCAGTCACAAGGACCCCGAAGTTCTGAAAAAGCGGTTTCCGGGAATCTACGAGAAGTGCCTGTCGCTGGGCATCGACATCACGCGGGACCCAATGCCGGTGGTGCCGGCCGCTCACTACATGTGCGGCGGCATTTTGACCGACCTCAACGGCCTGAGCACGCTCGACCGCCTCTACGCCATCGGGGAATGCGCGTGCACCGGTCTGCACGGCGCAAACCGGCTGGCGAGCAATTCGCTGCTCGAAGCGATGGTGATGGCCCACCAGGCGGCCATTGACTGCGCGCGGCGCATGGAACTGTGGCACAAGGAGGGATTACCCAAGATAGGCGTCTGGCCTGTGCCGCGGCGCGCGCAGAGCGACCCGCTCAACAGTGAAATGGTGCTCATCGCTCACAACTGGGACATTATCCGCAGGCTGATGTGGAATTACGTCGGTATTGTCCGGACGGACAAACGGCTGGCGCTCGCTCAGAATCACATCGCGCACATTCGAATGGAAATCCGGGAACACATGCCCAACATTCCCATTCACAGCGATCTGGTGGAGTTGCAGAACCTGGCGCTGGTGGCCGAGCTCATCATTCGCAGCGCCATACTGCGCAAGGAGAGTCGCGGCCTGCACTACAACCTCGACCATCCACAGAAGGATGATGCCAGGTGGCTCAAGGATACCATCCTCGTCAGGCCCCCCGCGGAAGAATTCGTCAGCACGGTTTTCGGATAG
- the qrcD gene encoding menaquinone reductase integral membrane subunit QrcD, which yields MDKALIPEGLKRCPLPVFGIWALILLAIIGWGVGAGAMVLLKALNVTGLNDYFGFGAYITVDLAIIALGAGAFFSGFLYYGLSRFFPALKELYKIINLAVIIGFVCYTGAIVILLLEIGQPVRGWFPYWHANVHSMLTEVIFCITCYAIVLLIEYVPIILENRKLQEHKAVRVFGHSLHDCMAIFALTGTFLSFFHQGSLGGVAGVLFARPFAFRGGFFIWPWTFFLFILSAIASGPAFTALVCRAIEKVSRKKLVDYSVYELIGKIVAGLLSFYIVLKIIDTLYWAFVQSPEFGFTLGDFYHGSAYGIWLLITEIIICGVIPAAVLLTPKGRKNSFLLFLMFFLDIVGVSLNRYVMTVQAIAAPVMPFDKWEVYMPTVYEVAPSLAMLAYCVLIISLSYRYLPLFPREKELNAVYK from the coding sequence ATGGATAAGGCATTGATTCCCGAAGGATTGAAGCGCTGTCCGCTTCCCGTGTTTGGGATCTGGGCGCTGATTCTCCTCGCTATCATAGGATGGGGAGTGGGTGCCGGGGCCATGGTCTTGCTAAAAGCGCTGAATGTCACCGGGTTGAACGACTACTTCGGCTTCGGGGCATACATTACGGTTGACCTCGCGATCATTGCGCTTGGAGCCGGAGCGTTTTTCTCGGGCTTTTTATATTATGGTTTGTCCCGTTTCTTCCCGGCGCTCAAGGAACTCTACAAGATCATCAATCTCGCGGTCATCATCGGGTTCGTCTGCTACACCGGCGCCATCGTCATCCTGCTCCTCGAAATCGGGCAACCCGTTCGGGGCTGGTTTCCATACTGGCACGCCAATGTGCACTCGATGCTCACCGAAGTGATCTTCTGCATCACCTGTTACGCCATCGTGCTGCTCATCGAATACGTGCCGATCATTCTGGAAAACCGTAAGCTGCAGGAGCACAAGGCGGTGAGAGTATTCGGCCACAGCCTGCACGATTGCATGGCGATCTTCGCCCTCACCGGCACGTTTCTGAGCTTCTTCCACCAAGGCTCGCTGGGCGGCGTGGCCGGCGTCCTCTTCGCGCGCCCCTTCGCCTTTCGAGGCGGCTTCTTCATCTGGCCGTGGACGTTCTTCCTCTTCATCCTGTCCGCCATCGCTTCCGGACCGGCGTTCACGGCGCTCGTCTGCCGGGCGATCGAGAAGGTGAGCCGCAAGAAGCTCGTCGATTACAGCGTTTATGAGCTCATCGGCAAGATCGTCGCCGGCCTGCTGAGTTTCTACATCGTGTTGAAAATCATCGACACGCTTTACTGGGCATTCGTTCAATCCCCGGAATTCGGATTCACCCTGGGTGATTTCTATCATGGCTCCGCCTACGGCATATGGCTCCTCATCACCGAGATCATCATCTGCGGCGTGATCCCGGCGGCGGTTCTGCTCACGCCCAAAGGCAGGAAGAACAGCTTCCTCCTCTTTCTCATGTTCTTCCTCGACATCGTGGGGGTGTCGCTCAACCGCTACGTCATGACCGTGCAGGCCATTGCCGCCCCGGTGATGCCCTTCGACAAGTGGGAAGTCTATATGCCCACGGTTTACGAGGTGGCCCCCTCGCTGGCCATGCTGGCTTATTGCGTGCTGATCATTTCCTTGTCGTACCGGTACCTGCCCCTCTTTCCGAGGGAGAAGGAGCTGAACGCGGTGTACAAGTAA
- the qrcC gene encoding menaquinone reductase iron-sulfur cluster-binding subunit QrcC has protein sequence MSDTGHSEGKLRYGMVIDLDKCTGCMACSVACQAENNISFRADESNKLRSITWMEIYHLNNGKGYPDYQFAYLPRPCMHCDAPHHSPCTFVCPVNATTRDERNGLVTHIYPRCIGCRYCMVACPYHARDFNWWDPAWPKPMESMLSPEVSPRMRGVVEKCTFCSHRMMKARSKAYLDKADLEAVEYTPACAEACPTKAITFGNIRDANSEVGKLIKDPRAFRILAKLHTEPKVYYLSGHEWVRKQADNVVKG, from the coding sequence GTGAGCGATACAGGACATTCGGAAGGCAAGCTTCGTTACGGCATGGTGATCGACCTCGACAAGTGCACCGGCTGCATGGCATGCAGCGTGGCCTGTCAGGCGGAAAACAATATTTCGTTTCGCGCCGACGAGTCGAATAAGCTCCGTTCGATCACATGGATGGAGATTTACCATCTGAACAACGGCAAGGGGTATCCCGACTACCAGTTCGCTTACCTGCCCAGGCCTTGCATGCACTGTGATGCGCCGCACCATTCCCCGTGCACCTTCGTGTGCCCGGTGAATGCCACCACGCGGGATGAGCGCAACGGCCTCGTGACGCACATCTATCCGCGCTGCATCGGCTGCCGGTACTGTATGGTGGCGTGCCCCTACCATGCCCGCGACTTCAACTGGTGGGATCCGGCATGGCCGAAACCCATGGAATCGATGCTCAGCCCGGAGGTCAGCCCCCGGATGCGCGGCGTGGTCGAGAAGTGTACCTTCTGCAGCCACCGCATGATGAAGGCAAGGTCCAAGGCATACCTCGACAAGGCGGACCTCGAAGCCGTCGAATATACGCCGGCGTGCGCCGAAGCCTGCCCGACGAAGGCCATCACCTTCGGAAACATCAGGGATGCCAACAGCGAAGTGGGAAAGCTCATCAAGGATCCCAGGGCTTTCAGGATTCTGGCCAAGCTGCACACCGAACCCAAGGTCTACTATCTGAGCGGGCACGAATGGGTTCGCAAACAAGCGGACAATGTGGTGAAGGGTTGA